In one Nitrososphaera viennensis EN76 genomic region, the following are encoded:
- a CDS encoding GNAT family N-acetyltransferase, whose protein sequence is MELRVLDLINDKTESLRLMKAVYGNNSEVGRSEFYDWQYIDNPAGQALVVGFFTKENQLVSQVASIPTSIIVNGTNRIHHMTLNIATEDAYRGRHLVSSLFAHIHKQFGGQFTFGMPNANSFNLHKRIGYEVIKIPILFKLIRPSKVNKNIPSFIDRMIYRIDKGAVESTQLLTTLFTEEHCVAEPSLEVFPIFRERNAKYLNWRFNSSSIREYVRFIHRRDRTSYLIGRAISIDKRKISIICEIKASNKEIAKDLIHSFCAYSLESEDISIVLSGFLKNNPPYYYLKLAGFHELPDKLRPHPLALCIKQLSPTRLVDFYNPCNWFFSLGDFDVF, encoded by the coding sequence TTGGAGCTGAGGGTTCTTGACCTGATAAATGACAAAACAGAAAGTCTTAGATTGATGAAGGCTGTATATGGAAATAATAGCGAGGTAGGCAGGTCTGAATTCTATGATTGGCAATATATTGATAATCCCGCAGGTCAAGCACTAGTGGTCGGATTTTTTACAAAAGAAAATCAACTAGTGAGTCAGGTTGCCAGCATTCCAACATCAATTATAGTCAATGGAACAAATAGAATTCATCACATGACGCTCAATATCGCGACAGAAGATGCGTATAGAGGCCGCCATCTTGTTAGTTCCCTTTTTGCGCATATTCATAAACAATTCGGCGGTCAATTTACATTTGGAATGCCTAATGCAAATTCATTTAACTTACATAAGAGAATTGGATATGAAGTAATTAAAATTCCCATATTATTCAAATTAATTAGACCTTCGAAAGTTAATAAAAATATTCCCTCATTTATTGATAGAATGATCTATAGGATAGATAAAGGCGCCGTAGAATCTACCCAATTATTGACAACCCTGTTTACAGAAGAGCATTGTGTTGCGGAACCATCCCTTGAAGTCTTTCCAATATTTCGAGAACGTAATGCAAAATATCTCAACTGGAGATTCAACTCGAGTTCGATAAGAGAATATGTTAGATTCATCCATAGACGCGACAGAACAAGTTATCTGATAGGCCGCGCAATTTCAATAGACAAAAGGAAGATTTCAATTATTTGCGAGATAAAAGCCTCGAATAAGGAAATTGCAAAAGATCTAATTCACAGTTTCTGTGCTTATTCCCTAGAGTCCGAAGATATATCAATCGTGCTATCTGGTTTTCTCAAAAATAATCCACCTTATTATTACTTGAAATTAGCGGGGTTTCATGAACTGCCAGATAAACTTAGACCGCATCCATTGGCACTTTGTATAAAACAATTATCACCTACCCGCTTAGTTGACTTCTATAATCCCTGCAATTGGTTCTTTTCTCTAGGAGATTTCGATGTATTCTGA
- a CDS encoding polysaccharide deacetylase family protein, giving the protein MNLLGIDFEEWFHIELIQRNLKTMTTNLSVIHSIDKIIDWLRRNDTYATFFMVGELLKARPELLDKILSNGHEIAFHTMRHTRLDSTSYNKELFEREIKEFQKLTSHKSKGFRAPSFSLCHNTSWAIDVLYENNYIYDSSIVPAKTRLYGVPGAEHSPYRISNLSIEHDDKDGRIIEFPLLTTRILGKSIPAAGGFYLRTLPMWMIERAILDVNNKGKPAAFYIHSWEIAPEFMPKISLPLIDNFITYYNLTYAFRRMDYLLKKFKFSSFDNFIRYNNPN; this is encoded by the coding sequence TTGAATTTACTGGGAATAGATTTTGAAGAATGGTTTCACATAGAACTAATCCAACGCAATTTGAAAACTATGACCACAAATCTGAGCGTTATACATAGTATCGACAAAATAATCGACTGGCTAAGGAGGAATGATACTTATGCGACATTTTTCATGGTAGGCGAACTTCTAAAAGCGAGACCTGAATTGCTAGATAAAATTCTAAGCAACGGCCACGAAATAGCTTTTCATACAATGCGACATACCCGGCTAGATTCTACTTCTTACAATAAGGAGCTTTTTGAACGTGAAATTAAAGAATTTCAAAAGCTAACATCGCATAAATCGAAAGGCTTCAGGGCACCTTCTTTCTCCTTGTGTCATAATACGTCGTGGGCAATAGATGTGCTGTATGAAAACAATTACATTTACGATAGCAGCATAGTTCCTGCGAAAACTCGCTTATACGGAGTTCCCGGAGCAGAACACAGTCCATATAGAATATCTAATTTATCCATAGAGCACGATGATAAAGATGGAAGAATCATAGAATTTCCATTGTTGACGACAAGGATTCTTGGAAAGTCTATTCCTGCCGCCGGTGGATTCTATCTCCGGACTCTTCCAATGTGGATGATAGAAAGAGCCATCCTAGATGTTAACAATAAAGGGAAACCTGCCGCATTCTATATACATTCATGGGAAATCGCGCCGGAATTCATGCCAAAAATATCTCTTCCACTTATTGATAATTTCATCACATATTATAATTTGACTTATGCATTTCGACGCATGGATTATCTTTTAAAGAAGTTCAAATTTTCATCATTTGATAATTTTATTCGCTACAACAATCCAAACTGA
- a CDS encoding lipopolysaccharide biosynthesis protein: protein MASIMRVEDYGRLNYYLAIISIVASISLLGLQNTVITYLAKGKTNIKYQANLIVLISNLIILPILFFIVQNIFVILSLIGLSFFTMSWAETLANKDYRKFSIIILSQRAVQVFLSILLYTVMGVDGVILGYALSTLTFAFNFFRSMSNFTMKLDDVKEKRSFIIHSYALTLSNSVTNNADKLLVTPLFGFGILGLYQISFQFFMFLSVIPLSIFQFLLPRESTHYQNKKVVILGLGTAVAFSIIFYFAIPPIISSFFDHFLESMQSAQIMIFGLIPMTANAIMTSRLFGRETSRPVFIAAVVYISALSILVLLLGRELGLIGLAIAALGSLVLQSVTLCIFLFFGRKNQSKI from the coding sequence ATGGCGTCAATAATGCGCGTTGAGGATTATGGAAGACTAAACTATTATCTAGCCATTATTTCGATTGTTGCAAGTATTTCACTGTTAGGGCTCCAGAATACCGTAATAACATATCTTGCAAAAGGAAAGACCAATATCAAATATCAAGCAAATTTAATTGTTCTCATATCAAATCTGATAATATTGCCAATACTATTTTTTATAGTTCAAAACATTTTCGTAATATTATCGTTAATCGGTTTGTCGTTTTTCACCATGTCATGGGCCGAGACATTGGCGAATAAGGATTACAGAAAATTCTCCATCATTATTTTGTCTCAGAGAGCTGTGCAGGTTTTTCTTTCTATATTACTATATACTGTAATGGGGGTCGATGGAGTCATCTTAGGATACGCCCTTTCAACTTTGACATTCGCCTTTAACTTTTTCAGATCAATGAGCAACTTCACAATGAAACTAGATGATGTGAAAGAGAAAAGATCGTTCATAATTCATAGTTACGCCCTGACCTTGTCAAACAGCGTAACTAACAATGCAGATAAATTGTTAGTAACGCCGTTATTTGGATTTGGCATTCTGGGATTATACCAGATATCATTTCAATTTTTCATGTTTCTATCAGTAATTCCACTTAGCATATTCCAATTTCTTCTTCCTCGTGAAAGTACACATTATCAAAATAAGAAAGTAGTAATTCTAGGACTTGGAACAGCGGTAGCTTTCTCTATTATTTTCTATTTTGCAATCCCTCCAATAATTAGCTCCTTTTTCGATCACTTTTTGGAATCTATGCAGTCTGCTCAGATAATGATCTTTGGATTAATTCCAATGACAGCTAATGCCATTATGACATCAAGGCTGTTTGGGCGAGAAACAAGTAGACCGGTTTTCATTGCAGCCGTTGTGTACATCAGTGCTTTATCGATTCTTGTCCTACTTCTTGGACGAGAACTTGGGCTTATCGGATTAGCAATAGCAGCTCTTGGATCATTGGTTCTTCAGAGTGTTACACTTTGTATTTTCTTATTCTTTGGAAGGAAAAATCAATCAAAAATATAG
- a CDS encoding glycosyltransferase family 2 protein, with translation MNPYSNLKIIVCIPAYNEAKNIVRVVERAAAYCSEVIVCDDGSIDGTSDAARTGGATVIQHSVNKGYGAAIKTLFNAARKMNADVLVTIDSDGQHNPDQIPSLINPILTNKADIVIGSRFIMKSDQEQVPIYRAIGIKAITKLTQIISYDEITDAQSGFRAYSKKALSSIELKEEGMAVSAEILVRAKDHGLRIDEVPVTITYAVEDASTQNPISHGLGIVVAIVKFVSIKHPLAFYGLPGLAFLILAAVFAGDVTAYFANGKNVPTNILILAIGSALMGLILVITGTILYSLAGIRKAYR, from the coding sequence TTGAATCCATATTCTAATCTAAAGATCATAGTTTGCATTCCCGCTTATAATGAAGCCAAAAATATAGTAAGAGTAGTAGAAAGAGCTGCTGCATATTGCAGTGAAGTTATTGTATGTGATGACGGATCGATTGATGGAACTAGCGATGCGGCAAGAACTGGAGGCGCGACGGTTATACAACACTCGGTAAACAAAGGGTACGGCGCTGCAATAAAGACTCTTTTCAATGCTGCTCGGAAAATGAACGCTGATGTTCTGGTAACAATAGACTCTGACGGACAGCATAATCCAGATCAGATCCCTAGTCTGATCAATCCGATATTAACCAATAAAGCGGACATTGTAATAGGTTCGAGATTTATTATGAAGAGCGATCAGGAACAAGTGCCAATTTATAGAGCAATTGGTATTAAGGCAATAACAAAGCTCACCCAGATAATCTCTTACGACGAAATTACGGATGCCCAGAGTGGTTTTAGAGCATATAGTAAGAAGGCATTATCTTCAATAGAATTGAAGGAGGAAGGAATGGCAGTATCCGCAGAGATATTGGTCAGAGCCAAGGATCATGGATTAAGAATAGATGAGGTTCCAGTAACCATAACATATGCTGTTGAAGACGCCTCGACACAGAATCCCATTTCCCATGGTCTTGGAATAGTAGTTGCTATCGTAAAGTTTGTTTCGATAAAGCACCCATTGGCATTCTATGGCCTTCCTGGATTGGCCTTCCTGATACTTGCAGCAGTGTTTGCAGGAGATGTCACTGCCTACTTTGCTAATGGGAAAAACGTTCCTACCAACATATTGATACTGGCTATTGGCAGTGCACTGATGGGTCTTATTTTGGTCATAACAGGGACGATCCTCTATTCTCTGGCAGGAATCCGAAAGGCTTACAGATAG
- a CDS encoding endonuclease/exonuclease/phosphatase family protein, producing MIAATWNMQGSSHSQENKWNEGVKNMMVQLNIDVFCLQECGSVPASANLLQNNFGGIVGLSLYSWGGTTTRPFAYILFYPADPNGNRCNLAVVSKVLPANPALLYPAAAPVWRPALGADYGGDYCFTIHAISPGGADVSGLLNAISGAVIGNWLAAGDFNRPPDGTFPPGPWQVCPPNSNTYPATNPQAKYDYLVEVGAAAITGTVINLQMSDHLAVVYQF from the coding sequence ATGATAGCCGCCACTTGGAACATGCAAGGCAGCAGCCACAGTCAAGAAAACAAATGGAACGAGGGAGTCAAGAATATGATGGTCCAGCTGAACATTGACGTATTTTGCTTGCAGGAATGTGGAAGCGTTCCAGCCTCTGCCAACCTCCTTCAGAATAATTTTGGCGGCATAGTGGGCCTCTCACTATATTCTTGGGGTGGAACCACAACTAGACCATTCGCTTACATACTTTTCTATCCCGCGGATCCCAATGGCAATCGATGCAACTTGGCGGTAGTTAGCAAGGTTCTGCCAGCCAATCCTGCCTTGCTTTATCCTGCAGCAGCCCCTGTATGGAGGCCTGCTCTGGGTGCCGACTATGGTGGTGACTATTGCTTTACAATCCACGCAATAAGCCCCGGTGGTGCAGACGTTTCAGGCTTGCTTAATGCGATAAGTGGCGCAGTGATTGGAAACTGGCTTGCGGCAGGCGATTTTAACAGACCTCCAGATGGTACCTTTCCCCCAGGACCATGGCAGGTTTGTCCACCAAATAGCAATACGTATCCTGCAACGAACCCTCAAGCGAAATATGACTACCTCGTGGAGGTTGGAGCCGCTGCTATAACAGGCACTGTCATAAACCTCCAGATGTCGGATCACTTGGCAGTGGTCTACCAGTTCTAG
- a CDS encoding ParB/RepB/Spo0J family partition protein, which yields MNERNATDLGSGIASTGDTEEQRGLIQYIKASSIKFSTLLLRPHDDKEVMQLSKSIKEVGLLQPIIVRLKDGFYEIVAGNRRFTACKALGWRKIPCYVLDLDDKAMFEMALIENVQRKTMTPLEEAESFRRYVEEKGWGSVAELASRIGKSSAYISKRIALLDLPTDVRDRIANNEIFASAAEELLAVKDKEKQSELANMIAARRLTIKKARLLVDQLKRKESFVGNSNSSVIDTILVNNMAIANSAYPPPQQQQECEYDDISQQLNQIARKGYDHLAIKYHKAFDRAIVATKICMNNMDDVLKDAEENWLVYELLLQQRTTLHAMIDILLKERRNLRRMRLYRYIRK from the coding sequence TTGAATGAGAGAAATGCAACAGATCTTGGATCGGGTATCGCTTCCACTGGCGATACGGAAGAACAGAGAGGCTTGATCCAGTACATCAAGGCGTCAAGCATCAAATTCTCCACGCTCTTGCTGCGGCCGCATGACGACAAAGAAGTCATGCAACTCTCTAAATCTATCAAAGAGGTAGGATTACTTCAGCCCATCATAGTCAGGCTAAAGGACGGCTTTTACGAGATAGTTGCAGGGAACCGCAGATTCACGGCATGCAAGGCTCTAGGATGGAGAAAGATTCCCTGTTATGTGCTGGATCTCGACGACAAGGCAATGTTCGAGATGGCCCTCATAGAAAACGTCCAGCGAAAGACCATGACTCCTCTGGAAGAAGCAGAGAGTTTCAGAAGATACGTCGAAGAAAAGGGATGGGGAAGTGTGGCAGAGCTTGCTTCAAGGATAGGAAAAAGTAGCGCGTACATATCCAAACGCATAGCCCTTCTTGATCTCCCAACAGATGTCAGGGACAGAATAGCAAATAACGAGATTTTCGCTTCAGCAGCAGAAGAACTGCTGGCTGTAAAGGACAAAGAAAAGCAATCCGAGCTTGCAAACATGATAGCTGCAAGACGGCTCACCATCAAAAAAGCGCGGTTGCTTGTAGATCAGCTAAAAAGGAAGGAATCATTTGTAGGTAATAGCAATAGTAGCGTTATCGATACCATTCTGGTAAATAACATGGCCATAGCCAACAGCGCCTATCCGCCGCCGCAGCAACAACAAGAGTGTGAATATGACGATATTAGTCAACAGTTAAACCAGATTGCAAGAAAGGGGTACGACCATCTCGCAATCAAGTATCACAAGGCCTTTGATAGAGCAATAGTAGCAACCAAGATTTGTATGAACAACATGGATGACGTGCTAAAAGATGCGGAAGAAAACTGGCTCGTCTATGAGCTGCTGCTTCAACAGAGGACAACCTTACACGCAATGATAGACATTCTTCTAAAGGAAAGGAGGAATCTGCGCAGGATGAGGCTCTACAGATACATCAGGAAATAA
- a CDS encoding serine hydroxymethyltransferase: MSARKAYSEVLSLMREHHKWFNRSIPLIASENIPSPAVREAIISDFGNRYAEGWPGERVYAGCVYIDQVEMICNELARKVFRSEFADCRATSGVVANLAIYAAFSSPGDWMMAASIPSGGHISHGKKEHAGTAGLVHGLNIEHYPFSKEEMTIDVDATKKKIEEMARDGRAPRMGMFGGSLFLFPHPVKELAGFMHDHGMYINYDGAHVAGLIAGGEFQDPLQEGADSMTMSSHKTLWGPQGGIIVSYEKHAEAIKKGIFPGNTSSHHLHHVAGKAIALAESLQFGKQYAKQVIKNAKALAEALAGYGFGVLGEKRGYTMSHQIAVDVTKFGDGGTIEKDLEKAGIILNRQLLPGDIKAGRHYMHPGGVRIGVPEVTRLGMKAGEMKDIAKFIKRVVVDKEDTKKVNKDVAAFRKEFQKVQYAFDNAVGAYEYISLVSKSKRK; this comes from the coding sequence ATGAGTGCCCGTAAAGCCTACAGCGAAGTCCTTAGCCTGATGCGCGAGCATCACAAGTGGTTCAACAGGTCGATCCCGCTTATCGCAAGCGAGAACATCCCAAGCCCCGCCGTGAGGGAGGCTATAATATCCGACTTTGGCAACCGCTACGCTGAAGGCTGGCCCGGCGAGCGCGTGTACGCAGGATGCGTGTATATCGACCAGGTGGAGATGATCTGCAACGAGTTGGCAAGAAAAGTGTTCAGGTCAGAGTTTGCCGACTGCCGCGCCACTTCGGGTGTCGTCGCAAACCTTGCAATCTATGCAGCGTTTTCAAGCCCGGGCGACTGGATGATGGCTGCATCCATACCTTCTGGCGGGCACATTTCACACGGCAAAAAAGAGCACGCAGGGACCGCCGGCCTGGTGCACGGCCTCAACATCGAGCACTACCCGTTTTCAAAGGAGGAGATGACGATCGACGTCGACGCCACCAAGAAAAAGATAGAGGAAATGGCGCGCGACGGCAGGGCGCCGAGGATGGGCATGTTCGGGGGCTCGCTATTCCTGTTCCCGCACCCGGTAAAAGAGCTTGCAGGCTTCATGCACGACCACGGCATGTACATCAACTATGACGGCGCGCACGTTGCGGGACTCATAGCCGGAGGCGAGTTCCAGGACCCGCTGCAGGAGGGCGCCGACTCGATGACCATGAGCTCGCACAAGACGCTGTGGGGCCCGCAGGGCGGCATAATTGTATCGTATGAAAAGCACGCAGAGGCGATAAAGAAGGGGATATTCCCGGGCAACACGTCAAGCCACCACCTGCACCACGTCGCAGGCAAGGCCATCGCGCTTGCAGAATCGCTGCAGTTTGGCAAGCAGTACGCAAAGCAGGTTATCAAGAACGCAAAAGCGCTTGCAGAGGCGCTTGCAGGGTACGGCTTTGGCGTGCTCGGAGAAAAACGCGGTTACACGATGTCGCACCAGATAGCAGTCGATGTCACGAAATTTGGCGACGGAGGCACGATTGAAAAAGACCTGGAGAAGGCAGGCATCATACTGAACAGGCAGCTGCTGCCGGGCGACATCAAGGCCGGCAGGCACTACATGCACCCTGGAGGAGTCAGGATAGGCGTGCCGGAGGTAACCAGGCTTGGCATGAAGGCCGGCGAGATGAAGGACATTGCGAAGTTCATCAAGCGCGTAGTTGTTGACAAGGAGGACACGAAGAAGGTCAACAAAGATGTCGCAGCATTCCGCAAGGAATTCCAGAAGGTGCAGTACGCGTTTGACAACGCGGTGGGCGCCTACGAGTACATCAGCCTGGTAAGCAAGAGCAAGCGCAAGTAG
- a CDS encoding arginase family protein: MCNTAVFFGDELARYGFGGSHPWGTDRIYAFWSRLQSERQVANVVIVEQPEITTEEAVLSFHERDYVEMVKMASKQCKSIPLDRGDTPSFRGMFEATLYVVGSTLAALDMVVQGRDRAGRKIENAFVPIAGLHHARRDSAGGFCVFNDVGVAIIQARKKYGITRIAYVDIDAHHGDGVFYEFKDDPLLFFADIHERDIYPGTGSASETGKGDAIGTKLNIPLEAGSGDGEFLKAFARVEEFVDSCRPELIFLNCGADSLAGDPITDLRYSARAHRHAAKVLHDLAHKHCNGRIIAVGGGGYNRANIGVAWTEVVRSLAAKEAIYY; the protein is encoded by the coding sequence GTGTGCAACACTGCCGTGTTTTTCGGCGACGAGCTGGCCCGCTACGGGTTTGGCGGGTCGCACCCGTGGGGCACGGACCGCATCTACGCGTTCTGGTCAAGGCTGCAGAGTGAGCGGCAGGTTGCAAATGTCGTCATCGTCGAGCAGCCGGAGATAACGACGGAGGAGGCCGTGCTTTCGTTCCACGAGCGCGACTATGTCGAAATGGTAAAGATGGCGTCAAAGCAGTGCAAGAGCATCCCGCTTGACAGGGGCGACACGCCGTCTTTTCGCGGCATGTTTGAGGCAACGCTGTACGTCGTCGGGTCGACGCTTGCGGCGCTTGACATGGTTGTGCAGGGAAGGGACAGGGCAGGTAGGAAAATAGAGAACGCGTTCGTGCCCATAGCCGGCCTGCACCACGCAAGGCGCGATTCTGCCGGCGGCTTTTGCGTTTTTAACGACGTCGGGGTTGCAATAATCCAGGCGCGTAAAAAATACGGAATAACGAGGATCGCGTACGTCGATATTGACGCGCACCACGGCGACGGCGTTTTCTACGAATTTAAGGATGACCCGCTGCTGTTCTTTGCAGACATACACGAGCGCGACATATACCCCGGCACCGGCTCTGCCAGCGAGACAGGCAAGGGCGACGCAATTGGGACGAAACTGAACATCCCGCTAGAAGCGGGGTCCGGCGACGGCGAGTTTTTGAAGGCATTTGCAAGGGTGGAGGAGTTTGTCGATTCGTGCAGGCCGGAACTGATATTTCTCAACTGCGGCGCAGACAGCCTGGCCGGCGACCCGATAACCGACCTGCGCTACAGCGCACGCGCGCACAGGCATGCGGCAAAAGTGTTGCACGACCTTGCGCACAAGCACTGCAACGGCAGGATTATCGCGGTTGGCGGCGGGGGCTACAACCGCGCAAACATTGGCGTCGCGTGGACGGAGGTAGTCAGGTCGCTTGCAGCCAAAGAAGCGATATACTATTAA
- the ribE gene encoding riboflavin synthase encodes MFTGIVEGLAEVRSVARAKKGADTVIRVKLGRMARGLKVGDSVCINGACLTVTKLQKGEAQFEMVAETVRRTSLGGIKPGDKVNVERSMKVGDRLEGHFVLGHVDGTATIVEKIEKPSETTMWFKLDDTALTSTLVPKGSIAVDGTSLTVVDVDNEKFSVSLIPHTLEMTSLGLKKKGDKVNIETDILSKYVSKSLPKY; translated from the coding sequence ATGTTCACCGGCATCGTGGAGGGCCTTGCAGAGGTAAGGTCGGTAGCCCGGGCGAAAAAGGGGGCCGACACTGTCATCCGCGTCAAGCTTGGCAGGATGGCCAGGGGCCTCAAGGTGGGAGACAGCGTCTGCATAAACGGCGCCTGCCTCACGGTGACGAAACTGCAAAAGGGCGAGGCGCAGTTTGAGATGGTAGCCGAGACTGTCCGGCGCACGTCGCTTGGCGGGATAAAACCGGGCGACAAGGTGAACGTCGAGCGCAGCATGAAAGTGGGGGACAGGCTTGAGGGCCATTTCGTCCTCGGCCACGTGGACGGCACAGCGACCATCGTTGAGAAGATTGAAAAGCCGTCAGAGACCACGATGTGGTTCAAGCTTGACGATACGGCGCTTACAAGCACGCTCGTGCCAAAGGGATCGATAGCGGTGGACGGCACCAGCCTCACCGTGGTCGACGTCGATAACGAGAAATTCTCTGTCTCGCTAATACCCCATACGCTAGAGATGACGTCGCTTGGATTGAAGAAAAAGGGCGACAAGGTGAACATCGAGACGGATATTCTCAGCAAGTACGTGAGCAAGAGCCTACCAAAATACTAG
- the ribB gene encoding 3,4-dihydroxy-2-butanone-4-phosphate synthase gives MPLTEAIEALKAGRFVLVHDDKGRENEIDMVVAAEHVTPAHIAAMRQDAGGLLCLAIANEVTTKLGLVYMHDMIASMGKVNPVFSRLVEGRAAYGDKPSFSISVNHRNTFTGITDQDRALTISEMAKVCKRIDNGGIEEFARNFRAPGHVPVLIAARNLLSDRNGHTELCVYLMKLANMTPAVAICEMMDSQTHRALSIEKALAYAKKSGMPLVEASELKEAHQRAKVA, from the coding sequence TTGCCACTAACCGAAGCCATAGAGGCGCTCAAGGCCGGCAGGTTTGTGCTGGTCCACGACGACAAGGGGCGCGAAAACGAGATAGACATGGTAGTAGCCGCAGAGCATGTAACACCAGCGCACATTGCCGCAATGAGGCAGGACGCCGGCGGCCTCCTCTGCCTTGCAATCGCAAACGAGGTGACAACCAAGCTGGGCCTCGTCTACATGCACGACATGATAGCAAGCATGGGCAAGGTCAATCCCGTGTTCTCAAGATTAGTAGAAGGCAGGGCGGCATACGGCGACAAGCCGTCGTTTTCAATCTCTGTGAACCACCGCAACACCTTCACCGGCATAACCGACCAGGACAGGGCCCTTACGATATCCGAGATGGCCAAGGTCTGCAAGAGGATTGACAACGGCGGCATAGAAGAGTTTGCCAGGAATTTCAGGGCGCCAGGCCACGTGCCTGTGCTGATAGCCGCAAGGAACCTTCTTTCTGACAGGAACGGCCACACAGAGCTTTGCGTCTACCTCATGAAATTAGCGAACATGACGCCGGCGGTGGCGATATGCGAGATGATGGACTCGCAGACCCACAGGGCGCTGTCGATAGAGAAAGCCTTGGCATACGCCAAGAAATCCGGCATGCCTCTTGTAGAGGCAAGCGAACTTAAGGAAGCTCACCAGAGAGCCAAGGTGGCATAA